One Chromobacterium paludis genomic window carries:
- the queC gene encoding 7-cyano-7-deazaguanine synthase QueC, giving the protein MNQTSEKALVVLSGGQDSTTCLYWALRRFGAGNVEAVTFDYGQRHRVELDCARKIAALAGVRQTMLPIDTFAAIGGNALTDDAIAPEEGARDDDALPNTFVPGRNLIFLTFAAAYAYTRGARHLVTGVAQTDYSGYPDCRENTLKALELALRLGMDSRVELHTPLMYLSKAETVTLAQQVGAMEALAWSHTCYNGEVPPCGHCASCELRAKGFAEAGVTDPLVARCQAEAEGS; this is encoded by the coding sequence ATGAATCAAACATCTGAAAAGGCCCTGGTCGTCCTGTCCGGCGGCCAAGACTCCACCACCTGCCTGTATTGGGCGCTGCGCCGTTTCGGCGCCGGCAATGTGGAGGCCGTCACCTTCGACTACGGCCAACGCCACCGCGTGGAACTGGACTGCGCGCGGAAAATCGCCGCCCTCGCCGGCGTGCGCCAGACCATGCTGCCCATCGACACTTTCGCCGCCATCGGCGGCAATGCGCTGACCGACGACGCCATCGCGCCGGAGGAAGGCGCGCGCGACGACGACGCGCTGCCTAACACCTTCGTGCCGGGCCGCAACCTGATATTCCTGACCTTCGCCGCCGCTTACGCCTACACCCGCGGCGCACGCCATCTGGTGACCGGCGTGGCGCAAACCGACTACTCCGGCTATCCGGATTGCCGCGAAAACACCCTCAAGGCGCTGGAGTTGGCATTGCGCCTGGGCATGGACAGCCGGGTGGAGCTGCACACGCCGCTGATGTACCTGAGCAAGGCCGAAACTGTGACCCTGGCGCAACAAGTCGGCGCCATGGAGGCTCTGGCCTGGAGCCATACCTGTTACAACGGCGAGGTGCCGCCCTGTGGCCATTGCGCATCATGCGAGCTGCGCGCCAAGGGTTTTGCCGAAGCCGGCGTGACCGACCCCCTCGTCGCGCGCTGCCAGGCCGAAGCGGAAGGAAGCTGA
- a CDS encoding 6-pyruvoyl trahydropterin synthase family protein produces the protein MHACYLIAGAGFEAARQLPADHGKASLPHGHSFRVTVRSEAQYSDAASLEAALHAAVAPLDYSDLNALLAASDDLALARHIANALPQPAAIKLQGAPDHGVTLDGERAFRWLDASFEAAHHLPHVPAGHKCGRLHGHGFGVRLVADASRCGVRELEHAWTPLFQRLNHRYLNDIPGLDNPTSEVLAQWLYQELRHILPGLAWVEVRETHTAGSQFDGKRFRIWKEQRFESAMPFDEAGNYTGHSYLVRLMLAGDIDRAMGWLLDFGDVKDRFKPIYRQLDHNPLDKLSGLRRHDNAAVAEWIHAQLSPLVPELDRIDLMESERAGVSLHFHQDMRWPLL, from the coding sequence ATGCATGCCTGCTATCTGATCGCCGGCGCCGGCTTCGAGGCGGCGCGGCAGCTTCCGGCCGACCATGGCAAAGCCTCCCTCCCGCATGGCCACAGTTTCCGGGTCACTGTCCGCAGCGAGGCCCAATACAGCGACGCCGCCTCGCTGGAGGCCGCCCTGCATGCCGCCGTCGCGCCGCTCGATTACTCCGATCTCAACGCGCTGCTAGCCGCCAGCGACGATCTGGCGCTGGCGCGCCACATCGCCAATGCCCTGCCCCAGCCGGCCGCCATCAAGTTGCAAGGCGCGCCGGATCATGGCGTGACGCTGGACGGCGAGCGCGCCTTCCGCTGGCTCGATGCCTCGTTCGAGGCAGCCCACCACCTGCCCCATGTGCCGGCGGGCCACAAGTGCGGCCGACTGCACGGCCATGGCTTCGGCGTGCGGCTGGTGGCCGACGCGTCCCGCTGCGGGGTGCGCGAACTGGAACACGCCTGGACGCCGCTGTTCCAGCGCCTGAACCATCGTTACCTGAACGACATTCCCGGCCTGGACAACCCCACCAGCGAAGTGCTGGCGCAGTGGCTGTATCAGGAACTGCGCCATATCCTGCCCGGCCTGGCCTGGGTGGAAGTGCGCGAAACGCATACCGCCGGCAGCCAATTCGACGGCAAGCGCTTCCGCATCTGGAAAGAGCAGCGCTTCGAAAGCGCCATGCCCTTCGACGAAGCCGGCAACTATACCGGCCACAGCTATCTGGTGCGCCTGATGCTGGCCGGCGACATCGACCGCGCCATGGGCTGGCTGCTGGACTTCGGCGACGTCAAGGACCGTTTCAAGCCCATCTACCGCCAGTTGGACCACAACCCACTGGACAAGCTTTCCGGATTGCGCCGCCACGACAACGCGGCGGTGGCGGAATGGATACACGCCCAGCTGTCGCCGCTGGTGCCGGAGCTGGATCGCATCGACCTGATGGAAAGCGAACGCGCCGGCGTGTCGCTGCACTTCCACCAGGACATGCGTTGGCCGCTGCTATAA
- the queE gene encoding 7-carboxy-7-deazaguanine synthase — MTTYTVKEIFYTLQGEGRQAGRAAVFCRFAGCNLWSGREEDRAKAVCQFCDTDFVGTGPDGGKFDSARALAERIASEWPDDAGGVRYVVCTGGEPLLQLDAELIDALHAEGFEVAVETNGTVAAPPGLDWICVSPKAGAELKQLRGNELKLVYPQTTQMPETVAHLDFDTFYLQPMDGPDLAANTRAAIAYCLAHPRWRLSVQTHKVVNIR, encoded by the coding sequence ATGACTACCTATACCGTCAAGGAAATCTTCTACACGCTGCAAGGCGAAGGCCGCCAGGCCGGCCGGGCGGCGGTGTTCTGCCGCTTTGCCGGCTGTAATCTGTGGTCCGGCCGCGAAGAAGACCGCGCCAAGGCCGTTTGCCAGTTCTGCGACACCGATTTCGTCGGCACCGGCCCCGATGGCGGCAAGTTCGACAGCGCGCGCGCCCTGGCCGAACGCATCGCTTCCGAATGGCCGGACGACGCAGGCGGCGTCCGCTATGTGGTTTGCACCGGCGGCGAACCGCTGCTGCAGCTGGATGCGGAGCTGATAGACGCCCTGCACGCGGAGGGCTTTGAAGTCGCCGTGGAGACCAACGGCACCGTGGCAGCCCCGCCGGGGCTGGACTGGATCTGCGTCAGCCCCAAGGCCGGCGCTGAGCTGAAGCAACTGCGCGGCAACGAACTGAAGCTGGTCTACCCGCAAACGACTCAGATGCCGGAAACCGTCGCCCATCTGGACTTCGACACCTTCTACCTGCAGCCCATGGATGGCCCGGACTTGGCGGCCAACACCCGCGCCGCCATCGCCTATTGCCTGGCGCATCCGCGCTGGCGGCTATCGGTGCAAACCCACAAGGTGGTCAATATACGCTGA